In Flavobacterium enshiense, the genomic stretch TGGTAAAATCTACAAAACGGATGCTGCCGGGACTATCAATCTTGATGAGCACCACCACCCAACGAATGCAAAACCGCTTGATTTTTCAATAACTAAAAACGTATTGTCGTTGTTAGTGGTTTCTGCAATGTTGCTATTCATGTTTACAAGCTTAGCGAAATCATATAAAAAAGGTCCGGTTCCAACAGGTTTCGGAAGAGTTTTGGAGCCACTTATTATTTTCATCAGAGATGAGATAGCGATTCCAAACATCGGTGAGAAAAAATACAGAAAGTTCATGGGGTATCTGTTAACGGTATTCTTCCTGATCTGGTTGTTGAACCTTTTAGGGATGACTCCTCTTGGAATTAACGTAACTGGTAATATTGCAGTGACAGTTTGTTTGGCAATTTTTACTTATTTCATTACACAATTTAGTGCAAATAAAGATTATTGGGGACACATCTTCTGGATGCCAGGAGTGCCGGTGCCGATGAAAATTATTTTAGCGCCAATTGAAATTTTGGGAACATTAACGAAACCTTTCGCATTATTAATCCGTTTGTTCGCAAACATTACTGCTGGTCACGTAGTAATCATGAGTTTAATTGCGATGATTTTCGTAGGTAAGAATCTGGCTGCTGATTTGCCAATCTCTTTTGGCTTAACGTTGTTCATCTCTTTAATTGAGTTGTTGGTAGCATTCTTGCAGGCCTTCATCTTTACCATGATGTCTTCGTTGTTCATTGGTATGGCTGTACAGGATCATCATCATGATGAGCACGAACACCACGATGGACATGATTTCACAGATAATTCAATTGTTTAATTTAGAAGTTTAATTTTATATATATATACTTATGGGAACTATTCCAACGTTAGTAGGTGCAGGTTTAGTAGTAATCGGTGCTGGTTTAGGTTTAGGTAGAATCGGTGGATCTGCTATGGACGCTATTGCTCGTCAGCCAGAAGCTGCTGGAAAAATCCAAACAGCGATGATCATCATCGCAGCTTTATTAGAAGGTTTAAGCTTTGCTGCTTTGATCTTAGGAAAATAATAAAGAGAAAACAGACAATACCTGTAACGGTTGGTTACAGGTGTTGTTTTTAAAAAAAGTAAAAAAATTAAATCATAATATAGTCTACAATGGAGAAGTTAATTAACGATTTTTCATTCGGTTTATTCTTTTGGCAAGCAATTATCTTATTGGTGTTGATTTTCCTTATGGTGAAATTTGCATGGAAACCAATTATGGCGTCAATTTCGGCTAGAGAAGATGGTATCAGAGATGCTATCGCTTCAGCTGAAACAGCTAAGAAAGAGATGATGAATCTTAAAGCTGATAATCAAAGATTATTAGACGAAGCTCGTGCTGAAAGAGATACTATGCTTAAAGAAGCACGTGAAATCAAAGAAAAAATGATTGCTGATGCGAAATCTGAAGCTCAAGTACAAGGAGCGAAAATGATCGAGCAGGCAAAAGCGACTATCGAAAGCGAGAAAAACGCAGCTTTGGCTGAATTGAAAAATCAGGTTTCTGGTCTTTCTGTTCAAATCGCTGAAAAATTATTAAAAGGTGAACTTTCTGATAAATCTTCTCAAACTGCATTGGTTGAGAGAATGTTAGAAGAAGTAAAATTAAATTAATCGTATATGTCAAGAGCAGCGATTAGATATGCAAAAGCAATTTTAGATATTGCGAACTCTAATGGAAAAGCGGCAAACGTTAACGACGACATGAAGTCTATCGTTGCGGCTGTAGCGGAAAGCAAAGAGTTGAAAGAATTTTTATCAAACCCGACTGTGAAGGGTGACGTAAAAGTGTCGGCTTTATCAGAAGTATTTGCTTCTGTTCAAAACGAAACAAAAAGTTTGTTCCGATTGTTATTGGAAAACAAAAGATTCGAGATTTTACCGGCGGTAGCTTCTCAGTACAATCTGTTGTTTGACGAGTTAAGCGGTGTGGAAGTGGCAAAAGTAACAACTGCTTTTCCTATCACTCCGGAATTGGAAGCAAAAGTATTGGCAAAAGTTAAGGAATTTTCAACTAAATCCGTTACTATCGTTAACATTGTAGATGAGTCAATCATCGGCGGGTTTATCTTGAGACTTGGCGACAAACAGTACAATGCTTCTATAGCAAACAGTTTACAAACATTAAAAAGAGAACTTTTAAATTAGTATTTACCATACCGAAAGGTGTTAAATTATAAACAGAATGGCAGAAATTAAAGCTGCTGAAATTTCAGCAATATTAAAGAAACAATTATCTGGTTTTGAATCAGGTGCTACTTTAGAGGAAGTGGGAACAGTTCTTCAGGTAGGAGACGGTATCGCTCGTGTTTACGGTTTGTCTAATGCACAATACGGTGAGTTAGTACAATTCGATAACGGGTTGGAAGCTATTGTATTGAATCTTGAGGAAGATAACGTAGGGGTTGTATTGTTAGGACCATCTACAGGAATCAAAGAAGGTTCAACTGTGAAAAGAACTCAGCGTATCGCTTCTTTAAAAGTTGGTGAGCAAATGGTAGGTCGTGTTGTGGATACATTAGGTTTCCCTATCGACGGTAAAGGACCAATCGGTGGTGACCTTTACGAAATGCCATTGGAAAGAAAAGCTCCTGGAGTTATCTTCCGTCAGCCGGTAAACGAGCCGCTACAAACAGGTATCAAATCTATCGATGCGATGATCCCAGTTGGTCGTGGACAGCGTGAGTTGGTTATCGGTGACCGTCAAACTGGTAAAACTACAGTATGTATCGATACCATTTTGAACCAAAAAGAATTTTATGATGCTGGTAAACCAGTATTCTGTATATATGTTGCTATAGGACAAAAAGCTTCTACAGTAGCTGGTATCGCAAAAACATTAGAAGAAAAAGGTGCAATGGCTTATACAGTTATCGTTGCAGCTAACGCTTCTGACCCTGCTCCAATGCAGGTATACGCTCCAATGGCGGGTGCTGCAATTGGTGAGTATTTCCGTGATTCAGGTCGTCCTGCTTTGATCATCTATGATGATCTATCTAAACAGGCGGTTGCTTACCGTGAGGTGTCTTTGTTGTTAAGAAGACCACCGGGACGTGAGGCTTATCCTGGAGACGTATTCTACCTACACTCTCGTTTATTAGAAAGAGCTTGTAAAGTAATTGCTGATGACAGCATTGCTAAAAACATGAATGACTTACCGGAATCGTTAAGACCAATCGTTAAAGGTGGTGGATCGTTAACAGCGTTACCAATCATCGAAACGCAAGCGGGTGACGTTTCTGCTTATATCCCAACAAACGTAATTTCGATTACTGACGGACAGATCTTCTTGGAGTCTGACTTGTTCAACTCAGGGGTTCGTCCAGCGATTAACGTAGGTATCTCCGTATCTCGTGTAGGAGGTAACGCGCAGATCAAATCGATGAAAAAAGTATCGGGTACATTGAAATTAGACCAAGCGCAGTTCCGTGAATTAGAAGCTTTCGCGAAATTCGGTTCTGACTTGGATGCTGTTACTTTGAACGTAATCGAAAAAGGTAGACGTAACGTAGAAATCTTGAAACAATCTGTAAACACTCCGTTTACTGTTGAAGATCAGGTTGCGATTATCTATGCTGGAACTAAAAACTTATTGAGAACCGTTCCTGTAAACAAAGTAAAAGAATTCGAAAAAGATTTCTTAGAGTACTTAAATGCAAAACACAGAGATATACTTGACGCTTTAAAAGCTGGTAAATTCGACGATAACATCACTGATGTTTTAGAGAAAGCAGCAAAAGAGATTTCTGCAAAATATTAATAAAAAGTGATTAGTGATTAGTAGTTGGTAAAAAGCCAGCTACTAATTACTGGTAACTAATTACTAAAAGAAGAATGGCAAACTTAAAGGAAATACGTAACAGGATTACTTCCGTTTCATCTACGATGCAGATTACATCGGCGATGAAGATGGTATCTGCAGCAAAGTTGAAAAAAGCACAGGATGCAATTACAGCGATGCGCCCTTATGCCGAAAAATTAACCGAGTTAATCCAAAATCTTAGTGCTTCTTTGGAAGGTGATTTCGCCGGACAATACACAGAGCAGAGAGAGGTTAAAAAAGTATTGTTGGTAGTGGTTACATCAAACAGAGGTTTGTGTGGTGCTTTCAATGCTAACGTACTTAAGCAGGTTAAAAATCTGTCTGAAACGACTTATGCCGGAAAAGAGGTAGGTATTTTTGCCATCGGTAAGAAAGCAAATGATGCTTTGGTTAAAACGAACACAATTGTGGCTAACCAAAGTGCCATTTTTGATGATCTAACATTTGACAACGCAGCACACATCGCTGAAACACTTACACAATTATTTGTGACAGGTGAATACGATAAAATTGAAGTGGTGTACAACCAGTTTAAAAACGCCGCTACTCAAATTGTTGTAACCGAGCAATTCTTGCCATTGGCGCCTGTAGAAACTAAGCAGGTAGTTACTTCGGATTATATTTTCGAGCCGACAAAAGAAGAAATTGTGTTGACATTGATCCCAAAATCATTAAAAACACAGTTGTACAAGGCGGTGAGAGATTCATTCGCAGCAGAGCACGGAGCGCGTATGACGGCAATGCACAAAGCAACCGATAACGCAACCGAATTGAGAAATCAATTGAAATTGACTTACAACAAAGCCCGTCAGGCTGCCATTACAAACGAAATCTTAGAGATCGTTGGTGGAGCTGAAGCTTTGAAAAACTAAGCCAATTTTTAAATAAAGTAAGAGAGTCAACATTTGTTGGCTCTTTTTTTGTTTACATTTATTCGAAAATTCAAATACGAAAAAGTGGAAATCAAAGAACTTACCACGTTGGAAGAAATGACGTCGCAATTAGAGCTGATTTGTCAATTATACCCTAAAATGACGCTTCAGAAATACGAATCGTTTCTAAAGGAGATGATTCCGCATAAGTATACCCAGATTGCTGTTTTTGATAATGATAAATGTATCGGAATTACCGGCTGCTGGTTTTCGACAAAACTTTGGAGCGGGAAATACCTGGAAATAGACAATTTTGTGGTAGATGAAGCGCACCGCTCTCAAGGCATCGGTAAAATGCTGTTGGATTTTGTCGAACAAAAAGCGTTGGGTTTAGGCTGTACCAACATCGTTTTAGATGCTTTCACAACAAATTTTAAGGCCCATCGTTTCTACTACAATCAGGGTTATGCTCCCAAAGGGTTTCACTTTGTGAAAATCCTCGTCAAAGAATGGTTGACGTAAATATTCTTCCCAAATAAACCGTAGGATTGCTTATTT encodes the following:
- the atpB gene encoding F0F1 ATP synthase subunit A, producing MVISKQPVRFMLAAFVGLISSVAMANPTTDSTQVKTETAHEVQATAPTAHAEVGHEEKALTPEEEKRTKVDAFIDHHLQDSHDFVFFSDEKEAAHYGFSLPVILLDGGLKVFSSSKLHHGEAVAEVDGNYYKLFHGKIYKTDAAGTINLDEHHHPTNAKPLDFSITKNVLSLLVVSAMLLFMFTSLAKSYKKGPVPTGFGRVLEPLIIFIRDEIAIPNIGEKKYRKFMGYLLTVFFLIWLLNLLGMTPLGINVTGNIAVTVCLAIFTYFITQFSANKDYWGHIFWMPGVPVPMKIILAPIEILGTLTKPFALLIRLFANITAGHVVIMSLIAMIFVGKNLAADLPISFGLTLFISLIELLVAFLQAFIFTMMSSLFIGMAVQDHHHDEHEHHDGHDFTDNSIV
- a CDS encoding F0F1 ATP synthase subunit B gives rise to the protein MEKLINDFSFGLFFWQAIILLVLIFLMVKFAWKPIMASISAREDGIRDAIASAETAKKEMMNLKADNQRLLDEARAERDTMLKEAREIKEKMIADAKSEAQVQGAKMIEQAKATIESEKNAALAELKNQVSGLSVQIAEKLLKGELSDKSSQTALVERMLEEVKLN
- the atpG gene encoding ATP synthase F1 subunit gamma; the encoded protein is MANLKEIRNRITSVSSTMQITSAMKMVSAAKLKKAQDAITAMRPYAEKLTELIQNLSASLEGDFAGQYTEQREVKKVLLVVVTSNRGLCGAFNANVLKQVKNLSETTYAGKEVGIFAIGKKANDALVKTNTIVANQSAIFDDLTFDNAAHIAETLTQLFVTGEYDKIEVVYNQFKNAATQIVVTEQFLPLAPVETKQVVTSDYIFEPTKEEIVLTLIPKSLKTQLYKAVRDSFAAEHGARMTAMHKATDNATELRNQLKLTYNKARQAAITNEILEIVGGAEALKN
- a CDS encoding GNAT family N-acetyltransferase gives rise to the protein MEIKELTTLEEMTSQLELICQLYPKMTLQKYESFLKEMIPHKYTQIAVFDNDKCIGITGCWFSTKLWSGKYLEIDNFVVDEAHRSQGIGKMLLDFVEQKALGLGCTNIVLDAFTTNFKAHRFYYNQGYAPKGFHFVKILVKEWLT
- the atpH gene encoding ATP synthase F1 subunit delta; this translates as MSRAAIRYAKAILDIANSNGKAANVNDDMKSIVAAVAESKELKEFLSNPTVKGDVKVSALSEVFASVQNETKSLFRLLLENKRFEILPAVASQYNLLFDELSGVEVAKVTTAFPITPELEAKVLAKVKEFSTKSVTIVNIVDESIIGGFILRLGDKQYNASIANSLQTLKRELLN
- the atpA gene encoding F0F1 ATP synthase subunit alpha; this encodes MAEIKAAEISAILKKQLSGFESGATLEEVGTVLQVGDGIARVYGLSNAQYGELVQFDNGLEAIVLNLEEDNVGVVLLGPSTGIKEGSTVKRTQRIASLKVGEQMVGRVVDTLGFPIDGKGPIGGDLYEMPLERKAPGVIFRQPVNEPLQTGIKSIDAMIPVGRGQRELVIGDRQTGKTTVCIDTILNQKEFYDAGKPVFCIYVAIGQKASTVAGIAKTLEEKGAMAYTVIVAANASDPAPMQVYAPMAGAAIGEYFRDSGRPALIIYDDLSKQAVAYREVSLLLRRPPGREAYPGDVFYLHSRLLERACKVIADDSIAKNMNDLPESLRPIVKGGGSLTALPIIETQAGDVSAYIPTNVISITDGQIFLESDLFNSGVRPAINVGISVSRVGGNAQIKSMKKVSGTLKLDQAQFRELEAFAKFGSDLDAVTLNVIEKGRRNVEILKQSVNTPFTVEDQVAIIYAGTKNLLRTVPVNKVKEFEKDFLEYLNAKHRDILDALKAGKFDDNITDVLEKAAKEISAKY
- the atpE gene encoding ATP synthase F0 subunit C, with amino-acid sequence MGTIPTLVGAGLVVIGAGLGLGRIGGSAMDAIARQPEAAGKIQTAMIIIAALLEGLSFAALILGK